A part of Xenopus tropicalis strain Nigerian chromosome 4, UCB_Xtro_10.0, whole genome shotgun sequence genomic DNA contains:
- the sf3b2 gene encoding splicing factor 3B subunit 2, translating into MAETADGSREDIMDLASPQVRDDAEISSTAVRLAQMAGMPLPTLQAPPPPPGLGRGFPIGLPPRITTDTDGVKQSQGPTLSLQPKVTLIDQEVSTTRSPLLPRGTLPISSIPPLMSSTSRPRVQSQPSGEDSKEADDSSTGPKIPQVLEKILQLKELRQEELVSLPATTEEEDIDADSRYVNTASEAEEDNNVLSKKEKKNRRRRNRKKRTRKRMVGSESAVVDELNEAAEPDLAGGKLEIEYVTEEPDIYDPNFIFFKRIFQAFKLTDDVKREKEKEPEKVEKIEPAAPRKRFEEEQMDNDSDSDEEDKKQDAPKLSKKKLRRMNRFTVAELKQLVSRPDVVEMHDVTAPDPKLLVHLKGTRNSVPVPRHWCFKRKYLQGKRGIEKPPFQLPDFIKRTGIQEMREALQEKEEQKTMKSKMREKVRPKMGKIDIDYQKLHDAFFKWQSKPKLTIHGDLYYEGKEFETRLKEKKPGDLSDELRITLGMPVGPNAHKVPPPWLIAMQRYGPPPSYPNLKIPGLNSPIPEGCSFGYHAGGWGKPPVDEMGKPLYGDVFGTNASDFQSKNEEEDIDRTPWGELELSDDESSSEEEEDESDEDKPDETGFITPADSGLITPGGFSSVPAGMETPELIELRKKKIEEAMDGTETPQLFTVLPEKRTATVGGAMMGSTHIYDMATAMSRRGTATEPQGVEIALAPEELELDPSAMTQKYEERVREAQEQVQKEDFSDMVAEHAAKQKQKKRKGQPQDSRAGGKKYKEFKF; encoded by the exons GAAGCAGAGAGGATATTATGGATCTTGCTTCTCCACAG gtTCGAGATGATGCTGAAATATCCTCTACTGCTGTTAGATTGGCACAG ATGGCTGGGATGCCTCTACCCACACTTCAGGCTCCTCCCCCACCTCCTGGTCTCGGAAGAGGTTTTCCAATAGGTTTGCCTCCTCGCATAACTACTGACACTGATGGGGTAAAGCAGTCACAAGGTCCAACTCTTTCACTGCAGCCAAag GTGACACTTATCGATCAGGAAGTCTCCACGACACGGTCACCCCTTCTTCCTAgag GTACCCTCCCCATAAGCTCAATCCCACCATTGATGTCCTCCACAAGCCGCCCTCGAGTCCAATCACAACCTTCTGGAGAGGATTCCAAGGAA GCAGATGACAGCTCAACAGGACCTAAAATCCCTCAGGTCCTTGAAAAGATTCTTCAGCTTAAGGAGCTCCGGCAAGAAGAGCTTGTATCTTTGCCAGCAACTACTG aGGAGGAAGACATTGATGCAGACTCCCGTTACGttaatacagcttcagaggcagAAGAGGATAATAATGTCCTAAGTAAAAAAGAG aaaaaaaatcgaAGAAGGAGAAACCGAAAGAAGCGAACACGTAAGAGAATGGTTGGCTCAGAATCTGCAGTAGTTGATGAGCTTAATGAAGCTGCCGAACCTGATCTTGCAGGTGGAAAACTGGAGATAGAATATGTGACAGAAGAACCTGATATCTATGATCCCAACTTTATCTTCTTCAAGAGAATATTCCAGGCCTTTAAG CTGACAGATGATGTGAAACGGGAGAAAGAGAAGGAGCCTGAAAAGGTGGAGAAAATTGAACCAGCAGCTCCGAGAAAACGATTTGAGGAGGAACAGATGGACAATGACAGCGACAGTGATGAAGAG GATAAAAAGCAAGATGCTCCcaaattgtctaaaaaaaaattgagaagaATGAACAGATTTACAGTAGCCGAACTAAAACAG TTGGTATCACGACCAGATGTGGTAGAAATGCACGATGTCACTGCTCCAGATCCCAAACTACTAGTTCATCTAAAAGGAACTCGAAATTCGGTCCCTGTTCCACGTCACTGGTGTTTCAAACGAAAATATCTTCAAGGAAAAAGGGGTATTGAAAAACCTCCTTTCCAACTCCCTGATTTCATCAAGAGAACAGGCATACAGGAGATGAGGGAAGCACTACAGGAAAAG GAAGAGCAAAAAACCATGAAATCTAAAATGAGGGAGAAGGTGAGGCCGAAGATGGGAAAAATTGACATTGACTATCAAAAGTTGCATGATGCGTTTTTCAAATGGCAGAGCAAACCCAAGCTTACTATTCATGGAGATTTATATTATGAG GGGAAGGAGTTTGAGACCCGCCTGAAGGAGAAAAAACCAGGTGATCTCTCTGATGAGCTAAGGATTACGCTAGGAATGCCTGTGGGTCCA AATGCCCATAAAGTGCCCCCTCCCTGGCTTATTGCAATGCAAAGATATGGACCACCCCCCTCTTACCCCAACCTTAAAATACCAGGGCTTAACTCCCCCATACCAGAG GGCTGTTCCTTTGGATATCATGCTGGAGGTTGGGGAAAACCCCCTGTGGATGAAATGGGAAAACCTCTTTATGGTGATGTGTTTGGGACCAATGCCTCAGATTTCCAg AGCAAGAATGAAGAAGAAGATATAGACAGAACCCCGTGGGGAGAGCTGGAACTATCCGATGATGAATCATCTTCAGAGGAAGAAGAGGATGAGAGTGATGAAGATAAACCTGATGAAACTGGATTTATTACCCCAGCAGACAG TGGTTTAATTACCCCGGGAGGCTTTTCTTCTGTCCCTGCCGGCATGGAGACGCCTGAGCTGATTGAGCTGAGGAAAAAGAAGATTGAGGAAGCCATGGATGG AACGGAGACGCCACAACTCTTTACAGTACTTCCAGAAAAGAGGACTGCTACTGTGGGTGGAGCTATGATGGGCTCCACCCACATCTACGATATGGCCACG GCCATGTCTCGCAGAGGTACCGCCACTGAGCCACAGGGCGTAGAAATTGCTCTGGCCCCTGAAGAATTGGAATTGGATCCGTCGGCAATGACTCAGAAATATGAGGAACGTGTAAGGGAAGCTCAGGAGCAGGTACAGAAAGAAGACTTTAGTGACATGGTGGCAGAGCATGCAGCGAAACAAAAG CAAAAGAAGCGGAAGGGGCAACCACAGGATTCCCGAGCAGGTGGCAAGAAATACAAAGAGTTCAAGTTCTGA